From the genome of Pirellulales bacterium:
AGCGCGTGGCCTTGGCCAATAAAGAAACGCTGGTGATGGCGGGACCGCTGGTCATGGAATTGGCCAGGCAAACCGGTGCCGCGCTGTTGCCGGTGGATAGCGAACATTCGGCCATTTTTCAGGCAATGCAAGCGGGCCGCCCGCACGAGGTCGCGCGATTGATTTTGACCGCCAGCGGGGGGCCGTTTCGCAATTTGCCGCTGGACGAACTGGCTCGCGTCACCGTTGATCAAGCGCTGTGCCATCCTAACTGGTCGATGGGCAAAAAAATAACGATTGATTCCGCCACGATGCTCAATAAAGCGCTCGAGATTATCGAAGCGCGCTGGTTGTTTGGCGTCTCGCCAGCACAAATCGAGGTGGTAGTTCACCCGCAATCGGTGATTCATTCGCTGGTGGAATTTTGTGATGGCGGCGTCATGGCGCAGCTTAGCCCGCCGGACATGAAGCTGCCAATCCAGTATGCCCTGACTTATCCCGCGCGGGTCCCCGGCCCCGCCAAAAAAATGAATTGGCAAACCGCCTGCCAACTCGATTTTTCCCCCGTTGATACGCGGCGGTTTCCCGCGATAGAGCTAGGCTTTGAGGCGGCCCGCGCCGGAGGCACCGCGGGGGCCGTGCTCAACGCCGCCAACGAAGCGGCCGTCGCCGAATTCTTAGCGGGGGAAATACCCTTTACCGAAATTGCCGCGGTTTGCCGCCGCGTCCTTAACGCTCATACTTTTGAATCCCAACCCACGCTCGAACGGCTGCTAGCCGTCGATCGCTGGGCCCGTCAGGAGGTCACCGCGCGCGTATGTTCTTGATTTATAATTTTATTGAAACCGTCTGGTGGTTTTTGCAGCCGGGGAACTGGCTAACCATTCTTACCGTGGCCGCCGGGCTGGGGTTTGTGATCTTTGTCCATGAACTGGGGCACTTTTTGGTCGCCAAGGCCTGCGGCGTCCGCTGTGACAAGTTTTACCTGGGCTTTGACGTCCCCTTTGGCTTGATGTTGGACGGCCTGGGGAACCGGCTGCGGAGGTTGTTCAACAAAAACGCCGCCGAGTCCAAGTTTTTTAGCCGAATCGTACCCGCCAGCCTGGTTAAGTTTTCCTACGGTGAAACCACCTACGGCATCGGCCTGGTTCCCCTGGGGGGCTACGTCAAAATGCTGGGCCAAGAAGACAATCCCGCCACCGCGTTTGCGGAGCTAAAGGAGCTTTCCGATTTACAAGAGCTGATCCGCGCCGGCAAAACCGATCAAATTCGGCTGGCCAAGGGAGAGCAACTGCCGACCGAGGCGGAAATCACCCAGCGGATCGTGCATCTGCAATCCAGCCTGAATGACCCCCGCAGCTATCTGTCAAAGTCGGTCCCGCAACGCGCGGCGATCATCTCCGCCGGCGTGATCATGAATGTTATTTTTGCGTTTCTCATGGCGACTTTGGCATTTATGCTGGGCGTGCAAGAAACCGCCCCCATCTTGGGCCAAGTTATTCCCGGGGGCGCGGGTTGGGAGGCGGGTCTACAGGCCCAGGACAAAATCCTGAGCATCAATGACTTGCCCGTGGAAAGTTTTGAAAACATGCGGGAACTGGTCACGCTTTCCAGCCATGACGCCGAGTTGGGGGCAAAGGTGGAAGTTCGCCGCGGAGAAGAATCGCTGGAATTGCGGGTCAAACCCCAATCCGATGTGGGCATCCCGTTGTTGCGCGTGGCCGCCGCCTACACGCTGGAACTCATCAAAGACCCCGTCCCCCACTATGGGCCGCTGGCGGTGTTGACCAAGAAGGACTTGCCCGAGGAATCCCGCTTGCAGAAAGGGGATAAGGTCATTGCCGTGGAGGGGCAGCCGATCGGTAGTCACGCCGAATTTGCCGCCGCACTGGCCAAAAATCCCGCCAAGCCCATCAAGATCACCATCGAGCGGCAGGACAAAAATATCCCCGCCGACTCCCCCTCTCCCCCCGCGCCTAAACAACTTGACTTTACCATTCCGCCCGTCCCGGTGCGGGGCTTTGGCTTGGTGATGACGCTCGGGCCTATTACCGGTGTGCAGCCGAACTCTCCCGCCAAAGCCGCGGGCCTGCAAATCGGCGACCAGATTTTGACCATCGCGGGGCAGCCACCGGGAGACCCCTTGCGACTGGATGAATTGTTGCGGGAAAAGGCGGGGCAGGATGTCTCCCTGACCGTCAAACGGGGTGAAAAAACCGTGGATATCTCCATTAAACCCCGACCCGTCAATTGGGTGGAGTTTGATCCCAGCAACAATCAACCG
Proteins encoded in this window:
- the dxr gene encoding 1-deoxy-D-xylulose-5-phosphate reductoisomerase, with the protein product MSRIQSIAVFGSTGSIGQNTLAVATALRSELRIVALSAHRGTAQALAQARQILPRWLVITDQEAARAQDWSSLPPQTELLVGPEHLEELAAHPEIDCVVAAIVGSAGLPSTWGAISAGKRVALANKETLVMAGPLVMELARQTGAALLPVDSEHSAIFQAMQAGRPHEVARLILTASGGPFRNLPLDELARVTVDQALCHPNWSMGKKITIDSATMLNKALEIIEARWLFGVSPAQIEVVVHPQSVIHSLVEFCDGGVMAQLSPPDMKLPIQYALTYPARVPGPAKKMNWQTACQLDFSPVDTRRFPAIELGFEAARAGGTAGAVLNAANEAAVAEFLAGEIPFTEIAAVCRRVLNAHTFESQPTLERLLAVDRWARQEVTARVCS
- a CDS encoding site-2 protease family protein is translated as MFLIYNFIETVWWFLQPGNWLTILTVAAGLGFVIFVHELGHFLVAKACGVRCDKFYLGFDVPFGLMLDGLGNRLRRLFNKNAAESKFFSRIVPASLVKFSYGETTYGIGLVPLGGYVKMLGQEDNPATAFAELKELSDLQELIRAGKTDQIRLAKGEQLPTEAEITQRIVHLQSSLNDPRSYLSKSVPQRAAIISAGVIMNVIFAFLMATLAFMLGVQETAPILGQVIPGGAGWEAGLQAQDKILSINDLPVESFENMRELVTLSSHDAELGAKVEVRRGEESLELRVKPQSDVGIPLLRVAAAYTLELIKDPVPHYGPLAVLTKKDLPEESRLQKGDKVIAVEGQPIGSHAEFAAALAKNPAKPIKITIERQDKNIPADSPSPPAPKQLDFTIPPVPVRGFGLVMTLGPITGVQPNSPAKAAGLQIGDQILTIAGQPPGDPLRLDELLREKAGQDVSLTVKRGEKTVDISIKPRPVNWVEFDPSNNQPLSLPSLGVVCKLSTKVASVRPNSPADKAGILPGSIVERILPLAPPEPPPGRLFARPGEPYVFVLPENSIRKSAPDSWSGFLLGLMLAHPEREYQLFLRDPAGNEKDVTLLATDEPENYWHFRMLEFAQARLPLTPLELPAAAAKGWEETSNGLMMVVAFLRKLFTGEISVKMLGGPGTIAGAAGAQASQGFSTFLLFLTMLSANLAVMNILPIPVLDGGHLVFLAYEGITGRPPNPRMMEYLTITGLLLLLGLMLFVISLDIGLISRF